The following proteins come from a genomic window of Spongiibacter tropicus DSM 19543:
- a CDS encoding MAPEG family protein has protein sequence MSTPLVCIAILGALCFVLGLNVSLARMRAGVGSGCPDDPKDPLHKAVRAHANTIEYAPALMLLIYIASQAQIASWVMWTMVAATACRVLIVIGIIGTRSLARPNPMRFTGALGTYITGLILAGVVLNMAFV, from the coding sequence ATGAGTACGCCGCTGGTTTGTATCGCTATTCTCGGCGCCCTGTGTTTTGTACTGGGCTTGAATGTAAGCCTTGCAAGAATGCGGGCGGGGGTGGGTTCCGGTTGCCCGGATGACCCCAAAGACCCGCTGCACAAAGCGGTGCGCGCTCATGCCAATACCATTGAGTACGCACCGGCGCTGATGCTGCTGATATACATTGCCAGCCAGGCGCAGATTGCCAGTTGGGTGATGTGGACCATGGTCGCTGCTACCGCCTGCCGCGTGTTAATCGTGATTGGCATTATCGGCACCCGCAGCCTCGCACGGCCGAATCCCATGCGCTTTACTGGCGCGCTGGGCACCTATATCACCGGCCTGATTCTGGCCGGTGTCGTGTTGAACATGGCCTTTGTGTAG
- a CDS encoding ATP-grasp domain-containing protein: protein MAWISFDVFRTLGFADTLCLKPGDVFRCRDEISAADWVLYPEYWQLNALVYGLKARVFPSEASYRLGHNKIEMSRAFELVAPANTPHTLILSNTPEHAEQAWQDMLLPFVAKLPKASQGAGVWLIDNRDDWNAYLQRSEVIYVQEYLPIDRDIRVVIVGDEVISAYWRLQAEQGFYNNIAKGGQSDHSPIPDAAIQLALHLARSLDINHAGFDIAMVGEHPYVLEFNRLFGNQAVAGGDKAVREAVQAYLLAQSEPTGPNYPRNPPRRLQRVA, encoded by the coding sequence ATGGCATGGATTTCTTTTGATGTTTTCCGAACGCTCGGTTTTGCCGACACGCTGTGCTTAAAACCCGGCGATGTGTTCCGCTGCCGGGATGAGATCAGTGCCGCCGACTGGGTTCTTTACCCGGAGTACTGGCAACTCAACGCGCTGGTGTACGGGCTGAAAGCCCGCGTGTTTCCCAGCGAGGCGAGCTATCGGCTGGGCCACAATAAAATCGAGATGAGCCGCGCCTTTGAACTGGTCGCGCCCGCCAACACGCCCCATACCCTGATTCTGTCGAATACCCCGGAACATGCCGAACAGGCCTGGCAGGACATGCTGCTGCCCTTTGTGGCAAAGCTGCCCAAAGCCTCGCAGGGCGCCGGCGTGTGGTTGATCGATAATCGCGATGACTGGAACGCCTACCTGCAGCGCAGCGAGGTGATTTATGTGCAGGAATACCTGCCCATCGACCGGGATATTCGCGTGGTGATCGTCGGTGATGAGGTCATTTCCGCCTACTGGCGTCTGCAGGCCGAACAGGGCTTTTATAACAACATCGCCAAGGGCGGTCAGAGTGACCACAGCCCGATACCCGACGCGGCCATTCAGCTGGCACTGCATCTGGCACGCAGCCTGGATATCAATCACGCCGGTTTTGATATTGCGATGGTGGGCGAACATCCCTACGTGCTGGAATTTAATCGCCTGTTTGGCAACCAGGCAGTGGCCGGTGGCGATAAAGCCGTGCGCGAAGCGGTGCAGGCCTATCTGCTGGCCCAGTCGGAACCGACCGGGCCGAACTACCCGCGCAATCCACCGCGGCGCCTGCAGCGCGTTGCGTAG
- a CDS encoding aldehyde-activating protein — protein MAGPHALSGRCHCGDIAVSVQLSGAAERYSPRACDCDFCRLHGASYLSDPKGQLRFTVQSGAVLNRYRQGAGEADMLLCGRCGVLVGACYERDGSCYGTVNAAVLPPVFAAPQPVSPKQLSADEKTRRWMLLWFPDVGIG, from the coding sequence ATGGCGGGTCCTCACGCGCTAAGCGGGCGCTGCCACTGCGGCGATATTGCTGTAAGCGTGCAGCTTAGCGGCGCTGCTGAACGCTATTCTCCCCGTGCCTGCGACTGTGATTTCTGCCGCTTGCACGGCGCCTCGTACCTCTCTGACCCGAAAGGGCAGCTGCGCTTTACAGTGCAGTCGGGGGCGGTGCTGAACCGCTACCGGCAGGGTGCCGGAGAGGCCGACATGCTGCTCTGCGGCCGATGCGGTGTGCTGGTGGGGGCCTGCTATGAGCGTGATGGTAGCTGCTATGGCACTGTGAATGCGGCGGTATTGCCACCGGTATTTGCCGCGCCACAGCCGGTATCGCCCAAGCAGCTGTCGGCGGATGAGAAGACCCGTCGCTGGATGCTGCTGTGGTTTCCTGATGTGGGGATAGGCTAG
- a CDS encoding aldehyde dehydrogenase family protein: MAKTPYPTAALRRDRLRRLKQLLVENEQAFCDALSADFGYRSADQSRFADITTTIKSANHALDNLGFWMQPQRRVADLSLRLGGARCRVHYQPKGVIGIVSPWNFPVNLALSPLVSALAAGNTAYIKPSELAPRCAEVLAEGVRQHFSPDEVNVACGDADVARAFVSLPFDHLIYTGGERIAKSIMRDAADKLTPLTLELGGKSPVVVGRGSNLPRLAQRLMFGKFFNAGQVCIAPDYLMIQPEQLPVLLDALRQALAEMDRAAGADAVQVISDAHRARLKQLCDDAEQYGATLHRLKLDGSPYELTVVVDPGEDALIQREEIFGPVLLVNTHADFAEMLDELQHRDSPLVSYYFGSADQEFAQLRQHSRSGALVKNDVVFQYANDDLPFGGIGSSGMGRYRGIDGFREFSHARAEFHAPRIDLAAMVTPPFSSLFSTVNKMMRWL; this comes from the coding sequence GTGGCCAAAACGCCATACCCGACGGCGGCCCTGCGTCGTGACCGGCTGCGGCGGCTCAAACAATTGCTGGTGGAAAACGAGCAGGCGTTCTGTGATGCCCTGTCGGCAGACTTCGGTTATCGCTCGGCGGATCAGTCCCGCTTCGCGGATATCACCACTACGATCAAATCGGCGAATCATGCGCTGGATAATCTCGGCTTCTGGATGCAGCCCCAACGCCGCGTGGCGGACCTCAGCCTGCGCCTCGGCGGCGCTCGATGCCGCGTGCACTATCAGCCCAAGGGTGTGATCGGCATTGTCAGTCCCTGGAATTTTCCGGTGAATCTGGCGCTGTCGCCCTTGGTAAGTGCGCTGGCGGCAGGCAATACGGCCTATATCAAACCCTCAGAGCTGGCTCCGCGCTGTGCAGAAGTATTGGCTGAAGGCGTTCGCCAGCACTTTTCGCCCGACGAGGTGAACGTGGCCTGCGGCGATGCCGACGTGGCCCGCGCGTTTGTGAGCCTGCCTTTCGATCACCTGATTTATACCGGCGGCGAACGCATCGCCAAATCGATCATGCGCGATGCCGCCGACAAACTGACGCCGCTGACGCTGGAGTTGGGTGGCAAGTCGCCGGTTGTCGTGGGTCGAGGCAGCAATTTGCCGCGACTCGCCCAGCGCCTGATGTTCGGCAAGTTCTTCAACGCTGGTCAGGTGTGTATTGCACCGGACTATCTGATGATTCAGCCGGAGCAACTGCCCGTCTTGCTGGATGCCCTGCGGCAGGCGCTGGCAGAGATGGATCGCGCAGCCGGTGCCGACGCCGTGCAGGTAATCAGCGATGCGCACCGGGCGCGCCTCAAGCAGCTTTGCGACGACGCCGAGCAATACGGTGCGACGCTGCACCGCCTGAAACTGGACGGCTCGCCTTACGAGCTCACCGTGGTGGTCGATCCGGGTGAAGATGCCTTGATCCAGCGCGAAGAAATCTTCGGGCCGGTGTTGCTGGTCAACACCCACGCCGACTTCGCCGAGATGCTCGATGAGCTGCAACACCGCGACTCACCGCTGGTGTCTTACTACTTTGGCAGTGCCGACCAGGAATTTGCCCAGCTACGCCAGCACAGCCGCTCCGGCGCGCTGGTGAAAAACGATGTGGTGTTTCAGTACGCCAACGACGACCTGCCCTTTGGCGGTATTGGCAGCTCCGGCATGGGGCGCTATCGGGGCATTGATGGTTTCCGCGAATTTTCCCACGCCCGTGCCGAGTTCCACGCACCGCGTATCGACCTGGCTGCAATGGTGACGCCACCGTTTTCCAGCCTGTTCTCAACTGTTAACAAAATGATGAGGTGGCTATGA
- a CDS encoding SLC13 family permease, whose amino-acid sequence MTEPRHSPVKWPALLAGPALLLVALLLPPPAGMAPAAWLCAGMGLWMAVWWATEAIPIPATALLPLVLGPLLGLTTMTGAAQPYAHPIVFLFMGGFMLGLTMERWQLHRRLALVILCKVGGEPRRQIAGFMLATAFLSMWVSNTATSVMMLPIAMSVVGLLPLELGDQRRRYAVALLLAIAYSASIGGIATLIGTPPNALLAAYLHSSHGIELGFAQWMMLGLPVSLAMLLCCWWLLSRGGFGDIERYCGADISRRALADMGAMSRPERRIAAVFAITAAAWISRPLITQWLPGLTDTGIAILAGVMLFILPAGKDHHHLLDWPTAQRLPWGVLMLFGGGLSLAAMIGSSGLAEWIAQQFALLEALPTLALVVLIVVVMIFLTELTSNTATTAAFLPLLGALAVSQGLSPILFCAAAAVAASCAFMMPVATPPNAVVFGSGELEIRDMMRQGFRLNLLGIVLVSLLAYGVISLFWLA is encoded by the coding sequence GTGACTGAACCCCGGCACAGCCCTGTGAAATGGCCCGCCTTGCTGGCGGGACCGGCCCTGCTTCTGGTTGCGCTACTGTTGCCGCCACCGGCGGGCATGGCCCCGGCCGCCTGGCTGTGCGCGGGCATGGGCCTGTGGATGGCGGTGTGGTGGGCGACTGAGGCGATTCCCATTCCCGCGACCGCGCTGCTGCCGCTGGTATTGGGGCCGCTGCTGGGCCTGACGACGATGACGGGCGCGGCTCAGCCCTACGCCCATCCCATTGTGTTTCTGTTTATGGGTGGTTTCATGCTGGGGCTGACGATGGAGCGCTGGCAGCTTCACCGCCGTCTGGCATTGGTCATTCTCTGTAAAGTTGGCGGTGAACCGCGCCGCCAGATAGCGGGATTTATGCTGGCTACGGCATTTTTGAGCATGTGGGTCAGCAATACGGCGACCTCGGTGATGATGTTGCCCATCGCGATGTCGGTAGTGGGTCTGCTGCCGCTTGAGCTGGGTGATCAGCGCCGCCGGTACGCGGTAGCCCTGTTGCTGGCCATTGCTTACAGCGCCAGCATCGGCGGCATTGCCACGCTGATCGGCACACCGCCCAATGCGCTGCTGGCCGCTTATCTGCACAGCAGCCACGGCATTGAGCTGGGCTTTGCCCAGTGGATGATGTTGGGCCTGCCGGTATCACTGGCCATGTTGCTGTGCTGCTGGTGGCTGTTGTCCCGAGGGGGCTTTGGCGATATCGAGCGTTACTGCGGCGCCGATATCAGCCGGCGCGCGCTGGCCGATATGGGCGCAATGAGCCGCCCCGAACGCCGTATTGCCGCGGTGTTTGCCATCACTGCCGCGGCGTGGATTTCCCGTCCGCTGATTACCCAGTGGTTGCCGGGCCTGACCGATACCGGCATTGCCATTCTGGCGGGGGTGATGCTGTTTATCCTTCCCGCTGGCAAGGATCACCACCACTTGCTTGACTGGCCCACGGCCCAGCGCCTGCCCTGGGGCGTGTTAATGCTGTTTGGCGGCGGCCTGTCGCTGGCGGCGATGATCGGCAGTTCCGGGCTGGCGGAGTGGATTGCCCAGCAGTTTGCGTTGCTTGAGGCACTGCCGACATTGGCGCTGGTGGTGCTGATTGTGGTGGTGATGATTTTCCTCACCGAACTGACCAGCAATACCGCCACCACGGCTGCCTTTCTGCCCTTGCTTGGCGCCCTGGCGGTGTCGCAGGGTCTGTCACCGATCCTGTTCTGCGCCGCGGCGGCGGTTGCGGCGTCCTGCGCGTTCATGATGCCGGTGGCCACGCCGCCCAATGCCGTAGTGTTTGGCAGCGGCGAACTGGAAATCCGCGATATGATGCGCCAGGGCTTTCGCCTCAACCTGTTGGGGATCGTGCTGGTCTCCCTGCTGGCTTACGGCGTGATCAGTCTGTTCTGGCTGGCCTGA
- a CDS encoding cytochrome P450 encodes MSAITAAPQNAASILDNMLSPECIQNPYPVYKQLRELGLVYGLRDFPPGTVPGVDTPFPAWVVTRYEDVDFVLKNADLFSSEDPMQANSSAPSLMLVNHDRPRHTALRNLAKAAFTPKRIHDDIVDRLRADVQKIVQDCQGETVDFMERVAGVIPAMVMTYLFGLPREDYKKLVNWANAFMVSSDFTPEQRLACNEELFHYFVNKVELRNQAINNGESVPDDLMSAFIRAECDGDVLTKDEVVLFCITLVVAGAETTTYFLGNLMGVLLEDAEWFDRLKEDRTLIRPFMEECLRRDGPPQRLFRVVKQDCEINGQPIKAGDWIAFFMAAANHDESMFPEPEKFIINRSNISRHLTFGRGIHHCLGAPLARVEAEIMLNTLFDSCVGLGGSLSESRRQSGGLLAYGFASLPVRLLAEGQA; translated from the coding sequence ATGAGCGCTATCACTGCAGCGCCGCAGAACGCGGCAAGTATTCTCGACAATATGCTGTCGCCGGAATGTATCCAGAATCCCTATCCGGTGTACAAACAACTTCGTGAGCTGGGACTGGTTTACGGGCTGCGCGACTTCCCGCCCGGCACGGTACCCGGTGTCGACACGCCGTTTCCCGCCTGGGTCGTGACGCGTTACGAAGACGTTGATTTCGTATTGAAGAACGCCGATCTGTTTTCCTCGGAAGACCCGATGCAGGCCAATTCCAGCGCCCCGAGTCTGATGCTGGTCAACCATGACCGGCCGCGCCACACCGCGTTGCGCAATCTCGCCAAAGCGGCTTTTACCCCCAAGCGAATTCACGACGATATCGTCGATCGCCTGCGCGCCGACGTGCAGAAAATTGTGCAGGACTGTCAGGGCGAAACCGTCGATTTCATGGAGCGTGTCGCCGGGGTCATTCCCGCGATGGTGATGACCTACCTGTTCGGTCTGCCGCGTGAGGACTACAAAAAGCTGGTCAACTGGGCCAATGCCTTCATGGTGTCGTCGGACTTTACCCCCGAGCAGCGACTGGCCTGCAACGAAGAGCTGTTCCACTACTTCGTCAACAAGGTCGAGCTGCGCAACCAGGCCATCAACAACGGCGAGTCGGTGCCCGACGATCTGATGTCGGCGTTCATTCGCGCCGAGTGTGATGGCGATGTACTGACCAAGGACGAAGTCGTCCTGTTCTGTATCACCCTGGTGGTGGCGGGTGCAGAAACCACCACCTATTTCCTCGGCAACCTGATGGGCGTGCTGCTGGAAGATGCCGAATGGTTTGACCGCCTGAAAGAAGACCGCACACTGATTCGCCCGTTTATGGAAGAGTGTCTGCGTCGTGACGGACCGCCACAGCGCCTGTTCCGCGTGGTGAAGCAGGACTGTGAAATCAACGGCCAGCCGATCAAGGCCGGTGACTGGATTGCTTTCTTCATGGCGGCAGCCAATCACGACGAAAGCATGTTCCCCGAGCCGGAAAAATTCATTATCAACCGCTCGAATATCTCCCGCCATCTCACCTTTGGCCGAGGAATCCATCACTGCCTGGGCGCACCGCTGGCGCGAGTGGAAGCCGAGATCATGCTCAACACGCTGTTTGATAGCTGCGTGGGGCTGGGGGGTTCACTCAGCGAGTCGCGCCGTCAATCCGGCGGTCTGCTGGCCTATGGCTTTGCCTCGCTGCCGGTACGCCTGCTGGCGGAGGGCCAGGCATGA
- a CDS encoding TonB-dependent receptor — MKTKTRLLATSVLLGSGVIAPVAMAQEGSASRGSRLLEEVMVTAQKREEDSQDIPIMISAFGADKLDAFGIEATADLQKITPGLTFTYAYGYTVIYLRGVGTDAFLPNADPSIATYIDGINIGPSQGKQDTLGAVQRVEVLKGPQGTLFGRNATGGAINIVTEDPPEEFVGTLKTEFGNYNAESYQLYLGAPITDSIGATVSLFKSHQDLYGRNEIFGEPGPMRDEFAEGARVKIRWDISDTFNATLIGSYGNQFTSNSLSQENTRPSPLLLAGTEPDELDRVWHNNKLGGNSTMNELYGGIFEWLPGPVDIKFIYSENYADVDEAHYDLDSTELSEAYFYSADQFNNQKTYELQILSNEDTWLSEHIEWVAGLYRLEGEGGFGSLYLTLNAAGLATNLIGLPLPDILGPILGPIINMTPDVVLGNGGILETESNSAYMQATWFTTSWLNITAGVRYQEETRGITNSYLDVVNPLVGNPPNEYYKSGDQSQNIRLADFSAPDLEDKTISPRIAIQLFPTENLQLFASAQRGYKSPTYNIVNFFTDPNPVEREEVTAFELGFKSDLFDGALRLNGAVFKTETEGLLTALVAIPSGGIVSFRNAGTSEIEGAEVDFQWQPMPNWNEGLVITGGATYLDAYYTDYKDGAGFDDDTGLYFGSDSLLGDTARDFSGNRIVRTPRFTSSVSLNQFIHAGDWGAFEFGLDYYYNSGYNTTPQNSPFYEQDQYELWDARLSYFYDPLGIQITGFVRNAKDKEYTQAMIQQDFGRTVTLAPPKTYGVKLKWDFDTLF, encoded by the coding sequence ATGAAGACAAAGACCCGCTTACTGGCGACCTCGGTGTTGCTGGGCTCTGGCGTGATAGCGCCGGTCGCAATGGCTCAAGAGGGCAGTGCTTCCCGTGGCAGCCGCCTGCTGGAAGAGGTGATGGTCACCGCCCAGAAACGCGAAGAAGATTCGCAGGATATACCCATTATGATCAGCGCCTTTGGCGCCGATAAACTCGACGCCTTTGGCATTGAAGCCACCGCCGATCTGCAAAAGATCACGCCGGGGCTGACCTTTACCTATGCCTACGGCTATACCGTTATCTATCTGCGCGGCGTGGGTACGGATGCCTTTCTGCCGAACGCTGACCCCAGCATTGCCACCTACATTGACGGTATTAACATCGGCCCCAGCCAGGGTAAGCAAGATACCCTCGGTGCCGTACAGCGGGTAGAGGTATTGAAGGGACCGCAGGGCACACTGTTTGGTCGGAACGCCACTGGCGGTGCGATCAATATTGTGACGGAAGATCCGCCGGAAGAATTTGTCGGTACCCTGAAAACCGAATTCGGTAACTACAACGCCGAGTCCTATCAGTTGTATTTAGGGGCGCCGATCACCGACAGTATCGGGGCGACGGTCTCCTTGTTCAAAAGCCATCAAGACCTGTACGGGCGCAATGAAATCTTTGGCGAGCCGGGTCCGATGCGCGATGAATTTGCCGAGGGTGCGCGGGTAAAAATTCGCTGGGATATTTCCGATACCTTTAACGCCACCTTGATTGGCTCCTACGGAAACCAGTTCACCAGTAATTCGCTGTCGCAGGAAAATACCCGTCCCTCACCGTTGCTGTTAGCCGGGACCGAGCCGGACGAACTGGATCGTGTCTGGCACAACAATAAGCTGGGCGGTAACTCGACCATGAACGAGCTGTACGGCGGGATTTTCGAATGGCTGCCGGGCCCGGTCGATATCAAGTTTATCTACTCGGAAAACTATGCCGATGTGGATGAAGCCCACTACGATCTCGATTCGACCGAGTTGTCGGAGGCTTACTTCTACAGTGCAGACCAGTTCAACAATCAGAAGACCTATGAACTGCAGATACTCTCCAACGAGGATACCTGGCTGTCGGAGCATATTGAGTGGGTGGCGGGTCTGTATCGTCTGGAAGGTGAGGGCGGTTTCGGCAGTCTTTATCTGACACTGAACGCGGCGGGACTGGCGACCAATCTGATCGGTTTGCCGCTGCCCGATATACTCGGTCCGATTCTGGGGCCGATCATTAATATGACGCCCGATGTGGTATTGGGCAACGGCGGGATTCTGGAGACCGAGTCTAACTCCGCGTATATGCAGGCCACCTGGTTTACAACAAGCTGGCTGAATATTACCGCCGGGGTGCGTTATCAGGAAGAAACCCGCGGTATCACCAACAGCTATCTGGATGTGGTGAATCCGCTGGTCGGTAATCCGCCGAATGAATACTACAAGTCGGGTGACCAGTCGCAGAATATTCGCTTGGCGGATTTCTCTGCGCCGGATCTGGAAGATAAAACCATTTCTCCGCGTATCGCAATTCAGCTTTTCCCGACCGAGAACCTGCAATTGTTTGCGTCGGCGCAGCGTGGCTATAAAAGCCCCACGTATAACATCGTGAACTTCTTTACCGACCCTAACCCGGTTGAGCGCGAAGAAGTCACGGCGTTTGAGCTGGGCTTCAAGTCCGATCTGTTCGACGGTGCGCTGCGCTTGAATGGTGCCGTGTTCAAAACCGAAACCGAAGGCTTGCTGACGGCACTGGTGGCCATTCCCTCAGGGGGTATTGTCAGCTTCCGAAACGCCGGTACTTCTGAAATTGAAGGTGCGGAAGTGGACTTCCAGTGGCAGCCGATGCCCAACTGGAACGAGGGCCTGGTGATTACCGGTGGCGCGACGTATCTCGATGCCTACTACACCGACTATAAAGACGGTGCGGGTTTCGATGACGATACCGGCCTGTATTTCGGCTCCGACAGTCTGCTGGGTGACACCGCACGGGACTTCTCCGGCAACCGGATTGTGCGCACGCCGCGCTTTACCTCCAGCGTATCGCTGAACCAGTTTATCCACGCCGGTGACTGGGGGGCATTCGAGTTCGGCCTGGATTATTACTACAACAGCGGCTACAACACCACGCCGCAGAATTCGCCGTTCTACGAACAGGACCAGTACGAGTTGTGGGATGCGCGCCTGTCGTATTTCTACGATCCGCTAGGCATTCAAATTACCGGCTTTGTTCGCAATGCCAAAGACAAGGAATATACCCAAGCCATGATCCAGCAGGATTTCGGTCGCACCGTGACGCTGGCGCCGCCGAAAACCTATGGGGTGAAACTGAAGTGGGACTTCGACACGCTGTTTTAA
- a CDS encoding enoyl-CoA hydratase-related protein — translation MSDWQNFSLQKDGGLYRLTLHTQCKGNAYNRLFWQEMDSLLADLKHDSACRVLLIDAEGRHFGAGMNVDYLAELNVSKGDDPARYNHWIREKVLYLQAVISRLEALPMPVIAAARGACIGGSLAIFAACDLRLADSSAFFSIHETQIGIMCDLGTIQRLACLCGESVATRMSLTGTRIDAEEALRVQLLSAPAAAPEALDAEARQLAENLMALSPLALSGVKRTLIEGRDMSFSASLSMSASWNGGMYTSPEIREAIAAQRERKAMDYRPLYGEVAQ, via the coding sequence ATGAGTGACTGGCAGAATTTTTCCCTGCAGAAAGACGGCGGCCTTTACCGCCTGACGCTGCACACGCAGTGCAAGGGAAATGCCTACAACCGTTTGTTCTGGCAGGAGATGGACAGTCTGCTGGCGGATTTGAAGCACGACAGCGCCTGTCGGGTTCTGCTGATTGATGCCGAAGGTCGACACTTTGGCGCCGGCATGAACGTGGATTATCTGGCCGAGCTGAATGTCAGCAAGGGCGATGATCCGGCCCGTTACAACCACTGGATTCGCGAAAAAGTGCTGTATCTGCAGGCGGTGATCAGCCGCCTGGAAGCACTGCCCATGCCGGTAATTGCTGCGGCGCGCGGCGCCTGCATCGGCGGATCGCTGGCCATCTTTGCGGCCTGCGATCTGCGCCTGGCTGACAGCAGTGCCTTCTTCTCTATTCACGAAACCCAGATCGGCATCATGTGCGATCTCGGCACCATCCAGCGCTTGGCCTGCCTCTGTGGCGAGTCGGTGGCCACGCGAATGTCGCTGACCGGCACCCGTATCGACGCTGAAGAAGCCCTGCGCGTGCAGTTGCTGAGTGCGCCGGCCGCCGCGCCGGAAGCCCTCGACGCTGAGGCCCGGCAGTTGGCTGAGAACCTGATGGCACTGTCGCCGCTGGCCCTGAGCGGGGTGAAGCGCACGCTGATTGAGGGGCGCGACATGAGCTTTTCGGCGTCGCTGTCGATGTCGGCTAGCTGGAATGGCGGCATGTATACCAGCCCGGAAATCCGCGAAGCCATTGCCGCCCAGCGTGAGCGCAAGGCGATGGACTACCGCCCGCTGTATGGGGAGGTCGCGCAATGA
- a CDS encoding 2Fe-2S iron-sulfur cluster-binding protein, with protein sequence MRVLVTDRQQQSAEYLVEDFQELFDELSSQMKIDALCGGCCSCATCHVYLDEPEVAVPAEDQEKEVLEGLIHHRDNSRLLCQLEASQDITELKIQIAPAE encoded by the coding sequence ATGAGAGTGCTTGTTACCGATCGCCAGCAGCAGTCTGCCGAATATCTGGTGGAGGACTTCCAGGAGTTGTTCGACGAGTTGTCGTCGCAGATGAAGATCGACGCCCTGTGTGGCGGCTGCTGTTCCTGCGCGACCTGCCACGTGTATCTCGACGAGCCCGAGGTCGCCGTTCCGGCAGAAGACCAGGAAAAGGAGGTGTTGGAGGGACTGATTCACCACCGCGATAACAGTCGGCTGCTCTGCCAGTTGGAAGCCAGCCAGGACATCACCGAACTGAAAATTCAGATCGCCCCCGCAGAATAA
- a CDS encoding DUF3800 domain-containing protein, whose protein sequence is MYVDESGDCGLKNSPTRYFTLSGLVVHELRWSEFLERIIEFRKRMRNSFGLLMREEIHSAHMINNPGDLVRIKRNDRLTIIKYFLNEIAGMPDVSVINVVVDKEGKAEDYDVMVRAWEALIQRFSNTMSYRNFSGPANADDRGMIIPDNTDVKKVQGLLRKMRKFNPVPNQGIYGRGYRNLTIGNLVEDPFFKDSRDSYLVQAADVIAFSLYQKLSPSSYIKKKSAHRFFDRLDPVLCKAASSMDPEGIVRL, encoded by the coding sequence ATGTATGTAGATGAAAGCGGTGATTGTGGTTTAAAGAACAGTCCTACCCGATACTTTACCCTGTCTGGTCTTGTCGTTCATGAGTTGAGGTGGAGTGAATTTCTGGAGAGGATAATTGAATTTAGAAAAAGGATGAGGAATAGCTTTGGTTTGCTTATGCGAGAAGAGATTCATTCTGCGCATATGATCAATAATCCAGGAGATCTGGTTCGTATAAAGAGAAATGATCGTCTAACGATTATCAAGTATTTTTTGAATGAAATCGCCGGAATGCCAGATGTGAGTGTCATCAATGTCGTTGTTGATAAAGAAGGCAAGGCGGAAGACTATGATGTTATGGTCAGGGCTTGGGAAGCTTTGATTCAGAGGTTTTCAAACACGATGTCTTATAGAAATTTCTCCGGTCCGGCAAATGCTGATGATAGAGGAATGATTATTCCCGATAATACCGATGTCAAAAAAGTACAGGGACTTCTCAGAAAAATGAGAAAATTTAACCCAGTACCTAATCAAGGCATCTATGGCCGAGGCTACCGAAATTTAACGATTGGAAACTTAGTGGAAGATCCTTTTTTTAAAGACTCTAGAGATTCATACTTAGTACAAGCTGCCGATGTGATTGCTTTTTCACTATATCAAAAGCTTTCACCGTCTTCTTACATTAAGAAGAAGTCAGCACACAGGTTTTTCGACAGGCTTGATCCAGTGCTTTGTAAGGCAGCATCAAGCATGGATCCAGAGGGGATAGTAAGGCTATAA
- a CDS encoding nuclear transport factor 2 family protein has translation MRNLEVTQEIFRCFGAHDVDGIVELLHPECVIDFYGPEVIPYAGHYEGLTECRGFFDTVLSSVDIHVFDADQFICEGEHVVVVGKLRLTTKRDGREIKSPFVHVIHCQDGKWKHFRDFMNTAVAQDAFRER, from the coding sequence ATGCGTAATCTTGAAGTGACTCAGGAAATCTTCAGGTGCTTCGGCGCCCACGATGTCGACGGCATTGTGGAGCTGCTGCACCCGGAGTGTGTGATCGATTTCTACGGCCCCGAGGTCATCCCCTATGCGGGGCACTACGAGGGGCTGACGGAGTGTCGGGGCTTTTTCGACACCGTGTTGTCCTCGGTCGATATTCATGTTTTCGACGCCGATCAGTTCATCTGCGAGGGCGAGCATGTCGTGGTGGTGGGCAAACTTCGCCTCACCACCAAGCGCGATGGCAGGGAGATTAAGTCGCCGTTTGTTCACGTGATCCACTGTCAGGATGGCAAGTGGAAACACTTCCGCGACTTTATGAATACCGCGGTGGCTCAGGATGCCTTCCGTGAACGTTGA